One genomic region from Epinephelus fuscoguttatus linkage group LG6, E.fuscoguttatus.final_Chr_v1 encodes:
- the rtn4r gene encoding reticulon-4 receptor, which yields MKTVIIDGGRLLFLVMWLHLVPQTVSCPAKCVCYSEPRPTVACQQQGLFSIPTEIPVRSQRIFLQSNKLTVVRSTSFSSCHNLTVLWLYSNNISYIEAGAFYGLERLEELDIGDNSNLRTINPTAFRGLTKLHTLHLHRCGLSELPVGVFRGMFSLQYLYLQDNNILTLHDDTFLDLANLTYLYLHNNKIKIVTDNMFRGLINLDRLLLHQNRVIYVQPRAFSDLGKLKSLFLFFNNLTVLSGETMDALVSLQYLRLNGNQWICDCRARTLWEWFKRFKGSSSELECHVPEFLAGKDLARLKSEDLEGCVETPQIQTNLFNSKGQSGKFSSTENPLGDTIPRCCLGDNDKSSILSGKSRQITNNPLKEKENMSKTKYKEPERTKNETQNKQNDGPLGTLSNTLDKSLENLNPDLIDNLESSTASNKKKKKCSKKPKSDAHCIKGRGSNLQVLRFLFIPMIWISLAMS from the coding sequence GGGGGCGACTCCTGTTCCTGGTGATGTGGCTGCACCTTGTGCCTCAAACTGTCAGCTGCCCTGCCAAGTGTGTGTGCTACAGTGAGCCCAGGCCCACTGTGGCCTGCCAACAACAAGGACTGTTTTCCATCCCTACTGAGATCCCTGTGCGGAGCCAGCGGATATTCCTCCAGAGCAACAAACTAACGGTGGTGAGGTCCACCAGCTTCAGCTCTTGCCACAATCTCACTGTTCTCTGGCTCTACTCCAACAACATCAGCTACATTGAGGCTGGAGCCTTTTATGGCTTGGAAAGACTGGAGGAACTGGACATTGGAGACAACAGCAACCTCCGCACCATCAACCCTACAGCCTTCCGGGGCTTAACTAAGCTGCACACCCTCCACCTGCACAGGTGTGGCCTGTCAGAGCTCCCCGTCGGGGTTTTCCGAGGAATGTTCTCCCTACAGTACCTTTACCTGCAGGACAATAACATTCTAACCCTGCATGACGACACCTTTCTGGACCTTGCCAATCTCACCTATCTCTATCTGCACAATAACAAGATCAAGATAGTAACAGACAACATGTTTCGAGGCTTAATCAATCTGGACCGGCTGCTGCTACACCAGAACCGGGTTATCTATGTCCAGCCAAGGGCTTTTAGTGATCTTGGGAAGCTGAAATCCTTGTTCTTGTTCTTCAATAATCTCACTGTCTTGTCGGGGGAGACCATGGATGCACTGGTGTCTCTCCAGTATTTGCGTTTAAACGGGAACCAGTGGATCTGTGACTGCCGGGCGAGGACCTTGTGGGAGTGGTTCAAACGTTTCAAAGGTTCCAGCTCTGAGTTGGAGTGCCATGTTCCCGAGTTCCTGGCAGGAAAGGACCTGGCACGACTGAAAAGCGAAGACTTGGAGGGGTGTGTGGAAACGCCTCAAATCCAGACCAATCTCTTCAACTCCAAGGGACAGTCTGGGAAATTCTCTTCCACCGAAAATCCTCTTGGTGACACCATTCCCAGGTGTTGCCTTGGAGATAACGACAAGTCCTCCATCCTGTCCGGCAAGAGCCGCCAAATCACTAACAACCCCCTTAAGGAAAAGGAGAACATGTCTAAGACTAAATATAAGGAGCCGGAACGAACGAAAAACGAGACCCAGAATAAGCAGAATGATGGACCACTGGGAACGTTGTCCAACACCCTGGACAAGTCTCTGGAAAACCTAAACCCTGACCTTATAGACAATCTGGAATCATCTACAGCgtcaaacaaaaagaaaaagaagtgttCCAAAAAGCCCAAATCAGACGCCCACTGCATCAAAGGCCGGGGTTCAAATTTGCAAGTGCTGCGCTTTCTCTTCATTCCCATGATCTGGATATCTCTAGCCATGTCTTAG